The genomic DNA GAGGGCGTAAGCCTCACCCTGCTTCGGGCAATTCCCGCAAGCGACCCGACCGGCTTAACGAAAAGATTGCCCGGCTCCGACCGAAATCCGACCTGTGCCCCCCCAAGATCGCCGCCATCCTTCATGCCGGCGCTCTACTTCGTGGCCCCTCCTTCCCCCTCGCCTGTCGTCGCAGGTCCTGCGGCGCTCCCCTACCGTGCCCTGGCCCGTGGTGCCGTGCTGGATCGCCTCAGAAGCTGGCATCCGGCGGTAAGCCAGGAGCGGCTGATCCTGCTGGCCAGCCTGTTCTTCGCGCTGGTCAGCAATGGGCCTTTCTGGCGCGCCTCCTACGCCCTGCATCCTGGCAATCTGCTGTTCGGTCTCGCACTGAGCGGCCTGCTGATCACCGCAAACGCGGTTGTGCTGTCGTTGCTGGTGTGGCGCTGGAGCGCAAAGCCGCTGCTTACCGTGCTGTTCTTCAGTACGGCGCTGGCCGTGCACTACATGTCGACCTATGGCGTGTACATGGACGCGGACATGGTCCGCAACGTGCTGCAGACCGATGCAAGGGAGTCACGTGAGCTCATCACGCCGGGGCTGATCCTGCCGCTCCTGGTCCATGCCGTGCTGCCGACACTGGCGGTATGGCGCGTGCGCATCGTGCCGCGCCGGATGATCCGCACCGCGTGGATACGCCCCCTCTTCATCGTCGGCCTGCTGGTCGTGGGTGCCGGCTCGGTCCTGCTGGCCTCTGCCGACGTAGCATCGATGCTGCGCAACCATCGCGAGATCAAGTATCTGGCGACGCCGCTGAACTACCTCATCGGCCTTGAGCAGAACCTGCGTTCGAACTCGCCGATCAAGAGAGCCCCCAAGACGCCCATCGCACAGGATGCCAAGGCGGGGCCACACGCGCCAGGCGCCAGGCCGCGCCTGTTGGTGCTGGTGGTCGGCGAGACCGTTCGCGCGCAGAACTGGGGCCTCAATGGCTACCGCCGGCAGACCACGCCGGAGCTCGCGCAGATCGGCGTGGTCAACTTCCCGGACATGCATTCCTGCGGCACCAGCACCGAAGTATCGGTGCCGTGCATGTTCTCCCGGCTGGGTCGGCGCCACTACGACGAGAAGGAGATCCGGTCGGAACAGTCGCTGCTCAACGTGCTGGATGGGGTGGGCATCAAGACGCTATGGCGCGACAACCAGTCCGGCTGCAAAGGCGTCTGCGAGGGCACGGCGTTCGAGTCAGTGGCCGATGCGAAGGATCCCGGCCTGTGCGCGGACGGTCGTTGCATGGATGAGGTGCTGCTGAAGGGACTTGCCGAGCAGGTGCGTCTCACCCCGGGCGATCGTGTCGTCGTGCTGCACCAGCTGGGCAACCATGGCCCAAGCTACTTCCAGCGCTATCCGGGCAACTTCCGCACCTTCACCCCGCCCTGCGAGAACCCCGAGCTGGGCAACTGCCCGCGCGAGCAGATCGTCAATGCCTACGACAATGCCGTGCTTTACACCGATCATTTCCTGGCGCGTGCGGTCCATGAACTGCAGGCGATGGATGACTACGACACCGCCCTGATCTATGTGTCCGACCATGGCGAGTCGCTGGGTGAAAAGGGCCTCTACCTGCACGGGGTGCCGTATGCCATCGCACCGGCTGAGCAGACGTCGGTGCCGATGGTGATGTGGTTCTCACGCCACTTCGCCCTCGACCGCGGCCTGGATACGCGCTGCCTGGCAGAGCGGGCGCGGCAGCGCACCGACCACGATGTGCTGTTCTCTTCGGTGCTGGGTCTGTTGCAGGTGACCACGTCAGCGTACGACCCCGCACAGGATGTGTTCGCATCGTGCGGCACGCCGGCGGCCAGGGCCTGACGCATGCCGTCCGTGCACTCCCCCGCCGGGCCAACGAACCGCATCGCCGCCGCCAGCGTGTCGACCCCGTTCCTGACGACGGTCATCGCGCGCTGCTGGCAGCCGCTCCTGATGCTGATGATCGCGCTGAGCCTGGCGGCCGGGCTTGGCCTGCGCGCCCCGTCGCCCCCCGACGAGCCCCGTTTCGTGCTGGCGGCCAAGGCGATGATCCGCACCGGCGAGTGGCTGATACCGCACCGGGGCACAGAGATCTACGCGGAGAAACCACCGGTCTTCATGTGGCTGCAGGCCACGGCGTACCGGCTGGTACACGACTGGGACATCGCCTTCCTGCTGCCGTCCCTGCTCTGCGCCTTACTTACCCTGTGGATGACATCGCGCATCGGCCGCATGCTGTGGAACCGACGCGTGGGGCACCATGCCGCCCTGGCCGTGTTCGCCACCCTGCAGTTCGGGCTGATGGCCAAGCGCGGTCAGATCGACATGGTGCTGGTAGCCATGACCACCGCCTCGCTGTGGGGGCTGCTTGCGCATCTGCTGCGCGGCCCACACCGCGCGGCGCTGTTCTGGGGTGCCGCAGCGACGGGTCTCGGCACGGTGACCAAAGGCGTCGGCTTCCTGCCCCTGCTGATCCTGCTGCCGTGGGTGATCCTGCGTCTCGGCCATCGGGTTCCCGCGCTGCCCGGCAGCGCGTGGCAGTGGCTGCTGGTCCCTGCGGGCTTCGCCACCGGGCTGGCGGTGTGGCTGGTGCCGCTGGGCATCGCAGTGCTGCAGCCCCACGCCGCCGAGGTCGATGCCTATGTGCGGGAGATCCTGTTCCGGCAGACGGCCACCCGCTATGTAGGTGCATGGCATCACCTCCAGCCGGCGTGGTACTACCTGCAGGTCATCGCCACCCTGTGGCTGCCCGGTTGCCTGCTGCTGCCCCGGCTGGTGCCGGCGTGGGCACGACGGGTCGCGCGCGGTGACACCCGGCAGATACTGCTGATCAGCTGGGTGGTACTCGTCCTGCTGTTCTTCAGCGCCAGCCCGGGCAAACGCGAGGTCTACCTTTTTCCTGCACTGCCCCTGCTCTGCCTGGCCGCTGCGCCGTTGCTGCCAGGTTTGCTGCGCCAGCGCTTCGCGCGCATCGTGCTGCCCGGCTTCACCGCGCTGATCGGCGCGGCGTCGCTGGTGCTGGCAATGGCCATCCTGATGCAGGCCAGCTGGATTCAACCCGCGCTGACCGGACGCGATCTGAACCCCGAAGCCACCGCGGCGATCGGGTACTGGGCCGGTGCACTGGGTGCGGCAGTGCTGGCGCTGGCCGCCGCGTTGCGTGGACGCCGGCCGGGCCTGTTGGCAGTGCTCACGATGGCGTGTGTCTGGACGGTGTACGGGGTGGGTTTCATGCCCGCGCTGGACGATGCGGCATCTGCCCGACAGCTGATGCAACGCGTACTGCAGACCATTGGCCCAACGGCCGAGCTGGGGTTGGTGGACTTCCGGGAACAGAACTACCTGCAGGCTGATGGCCGGGCAACCGACTTCGGCTACCGCCAGCCCTGGGATATGCAATGGCGCCGCGCGCGCAGATGGGTGGACGACGCACCGTCCCGGCGCTGGATCCTGGTCACCGACAAGGCGCTGGGACCCTGCGTGGACACTCGCCAGGTCCGCGCCATCGGCCAGTCCAACCGCAACGCGTGGCAGCTGGTCCCCGCTACGGCGCTCATCCACGGATGCGAAAGCACGATCACCAGGAGTGATATCGATGAATGACAACGCAGGCGTCTGGCCAATCCCGGGTCGTGGGCGTTCGCTGCTCGGCGCGCTGGGCATCGGCAGGCATGTCGTGCTGCCGCTGTCTGGCCTGCTGCTCGGTTCACTGGTGCTGATGCACTGGCACGGCGACCAGGCGGCGGCGTCGGCGCTGTATGCGATGCAGGGCCATCAGTGGGCCTGGAAAGACCAGTGGCTGACCGAACAGCTCATCCATACGGCGGGCCGCGACCTGTCCATCACCGCAGGCCTGCTGGTGCTGCTGCTGGCCATCATCGCGGAGTGGTGGACGCCACTTGCCGGGTGGCGCCGGCCGCTGCTGCGGCTGTTCGCCTCGGTGGTGCTGTCCACGGTGGTTGTCTCGTTGCTGAAGAAATCCACGGGGATGGATTGTCCGTGGGACCTCATCGACTACGGTGGCACCCGTCCTTTCCATGGACTCTTCGCGTCACGCTCGGCCGCTGCGGTGTCCAGCGGCTGCTTCCCGGCAGG from Stenotrophomonas sp. 169 includes the following:
- a CDS encoding phosphoethanolamine--lipid A transferase, with amino-acid sequence MLDRLRSWHPAVSQERLILLASLFFALVSNGPFWRASYALHPGNLLFGLALSGLLITANAVVLSLLVWRWSAKPLLTVLFFSTALAVHYMSTYGVYMDADMVRNVLQTDARESRELITPGLILPLLVHAVLPTLAVWRVRIVPRRMIRTAWIRPLFIVGLLVVGAGSVLLASADVASMLRNHREIKYLATPLNYLIGLEQNLRSNSPIKRAPKTPIAQDAKAGPHAPGARPRLLVLVVGETVRAQNWGLNGYRRQTTPELAQIGVVNFPDMHSCGTSTEVSVPCMFSRLGRRHYDEKEIRSEQSLLNVLDGVGIKTLWRDNQSGCKGVCEGTAFESVADAKDPGLCADGRCMDEVLLKGLAEQVRLTPGDRVVVLHQLGNHGPSYFQRYPGNFRTFTPPCENPELGNCPREQIVNAYDNAVLYTDHFLARAVHELQAMDDYDTALIYVSDHGESLGEKGLYLHGVPYAIAPAEQTSVPMVMWFSRHFALDRGLDTRCLAERARQRTDHDVLFSSVLGLLQVTTSAYDPAQDVFASCGTPAARA
- a CDS encoding glycosyltransferase family 39 protein; the protein is MHSPAGPTNRIAAASVSTPFLTTVIARCWQPLLMLMIALSLAAGLGLRAPSPPDEPRFVLAAKAMIRTGEWLIPHRGTEIYAEKPPVFMWLQATAYRLVHDWDIAFLLPSLLCALLTLWMTSRIGRMLWNRRVGHHAALAVFATLQFGLMAKRGQIDMVLVAMTTASLWGLLAHLLRGPHRAALFWGAAATGLGTVTKGVGFLPLLILLPWVILRLGHRVPALPGSAWQWLLVPAGFATGLAVWLVPLGIAVLQPHAAEVDAYVREILFRQTATRYVGAWHHLQPAWYYLQVIATLWLPGCLLLPRLVPAWARRVARGDTRQILLISWVVLVLLFFSASPGKREVYLFPALPLLCLAAAPLLPGLLRQRFARIVLPGFTALIGAASLVLAMAILMQASWIQPALTGRDLNPEATAAIGYWAGALGAAVLALAAALRGRRPGLLAVLTMACVWTVYGVGFMPALDDAASARQLMQRVLQTIGPTAELGLVDFREQNYLQADGRATDFGYRQPWDMQWRRARRWVDDAPSRRWILVTDKALGPCVDTRQVRAIGQSNRNAWQLVPATALIHGCESTITRSDIDE
- a CDS encoding phosphatase PAP2 family protein; its protein translation is MNDNAGVWPIPGRGRSLLGALGIGRHVVLPLSGLLLGSLVLMHWHGDQAAASALYAMQGHQWAWKDQWLTEQLIHTAGRDLSITAGLLVLLLAIIAEWWTPLAGWRRPLLRLFASVVLSTVVVSLLKKSTGMDCPWDLIDYGGTRPFHGLFASRSAAAVSSGCFPAGHASAGYAWMALYFLALEVRPRLRHLALGLGAGLGLLFGLSQQLRGAHFMSHDLWTAGLCWFIALGLYLLSPPLRYPTPAAAEPLQSG